The genome window TATAGATCTTCAGAAGAATAGAGATAAAATTTTTAATATGTACCGTACCTTCCATGACAATGATGATGCTAGAGGAGTAGGTTTATTTTTAACTAAAAACCAAGTAGAATCCTTAGGGGGTGATATTTCAGTTAAAAGTATTCTAGGTGTAGGAAGTTCATTTACGGTAAAATTTTAATATGACAGATACAGTGATTAAAAAGGCGTGTATCATCGATGATGATAAACTTTATGTGAGTTTAGTCAAGATGCTTATTAAAAAAAATAAACTTGCAGAAGAACTGCTCATTTTTGAAAACGGTCAGGTTGCTTTTGAGTTTTTTAAAGAAGAGCTTAAAAAAGAAGAGCCTCATTTACCTGAAGTCATACTTTTAGACCTTAATATGCCTATTATGAATGGTTGGGAATTTCTTGAAGCAATTAAGCCGCTAGCTGGACAGCTAAGGGCAAAGATCAATATAGTAAGTTCGACGATCAATCCTGCTGAGGTTAATAAGGTAAAAAACTACGATTTTGTCACTGCTTTTATTAAAAAGCCCATTAATAAAGAGGCAATGGTCCTGGCATTTACTCTAGAAGTTTCACCCTAACCTATGGTAATTTTAAAGATTATGCTTTTTCATTATCTGGAAAAGCCTTTTTACTAAAAAGTATCAAAAGTATCACACCTATAGTAATCGCACTATCTGCAACGTTAAAAATAGCGTTAAAGAATTTAAAGTGTTCTCCACCTACAACAGGTATCCATTGTGGCCAGTCGCCTTCAAATAAAGGGAAATAAAGCATGTCTACTACATGTCCATAGCCTAAACCCGCATAACCACCAATATCAGGAAAAGCGGTTGCGATGGCGCCGTGGTAGCTGCCTGAGAAAATAACACCGTAAAAAATAGAATCAATAATATTTCCTAATGCACCAGCAAAGATCAATGAAATACACACAATTAAAATCTGATGTCCATTCTTCTTAATACTGCTTACCAACCAGTAACCGATTCCAAAAACAGCAAATACTCTAAACACTACTAAAATTAATTTACCATAATCACCTGGAATTTCCATTCCCCAGGCAGCACCGGCATTTTCATAAAAAAGTAGTTTAAACTTCCCCCAGTCTACAATAGCGTCACTATTGCTTCCTGTTAATGTATAATTAAGCTTTATATAAATTTTGCTCGCTTGATCTATTAGAAGAACCAATAGAATAATAAGTACCGCTCTTGATAATTTCATTACGTATTTTTCAAAGTTGTAAAAATACTACTTATTGCGCTTTTTAAGATTGCTTATGCTGCCCGATATGGTTTCTAATCGAGCAAAATATTTGATCAATGAGGGTTTTTCAAAAACAAAAACATTTCCAGACCTAGAAACAGCTTCAATATCATAGTTTTTGAGGTCTATAGAGATCGTTGCGTAAACAGAAACATATGTAAGATCCCCTTGGATTTGGTCTATTTTACAACTTCCAGAAAGCTGATTTATATAAATGCTTTTGTAATTTCCTGTTATAGTGATGTCTGCTGTTTGTGTATTAATAATCAGATGTTTATTTCTAGGGAGGGATAAAGTAGCTTTTCCATCGATAACTTTATGAGCACTTAATTTGTCTTGAGGAAAGGAAAAAGTAGGGTTAAAAGGGTCAGTAATGAGTAAAGAATCGTTTCTGATCTCGCTAGATAAAACCACCGCATTTTTATATTCGCCATTCTGTGAAGTCACTAAGGTTACTTTATCAGAGTCGCTAGTAGTTATTTCTAATTCGAGGTATTGAATCATTTGAATATCTACCACGTTAAACTGAGCTTGAAGATGACTGGTCTCGTTTTTTACAGGCGTAGATTCTTGGGCATCCGCTTCCGCGAAAGCGAGAACAATACCAATTATTACAACACAAAAAAACCTTTGTAAGTTAGAACAAGCATCATCTTTATCCATATTACAAAGGTTTAAATTTTAAAAACTCCTTGAAGGAGCGCAGCAATTGGTTTACTGCAAGTTTTTTGCTTCAATGCTGAGCGTAGCATGAGGAACAAGCTCCAAGCGTTTTTTATTAATCAGCTTGCCGGTCACTCGACAAACGCCATAAGATTTATTTTCAATTCTTATCAATGCATTTTTAAGGTCGCGTATAAACTTTTCTTGACGTATAGCTAGTTGTGAGCTTGTTTCCTTGCTCATTACAGCACTTCCCTCATCAAAGGCTTTAAATTGAGGAGCAGTATCATCTGTACCATTATTGGCGTCATTCATATAGGCGCTCTTGATCAATTCATATTGCTCTTTTGCTTCTTTAATTTTTGCATTAAGTATATCTTTGA of Nonlabens sp. Ci31 contains these proteins:
- a CDS encoding TraR/DksA family transcriptional regulator — encoded protein: MSTNENEKLRYSNADLAYFKDILNAKIKEAKEQYELIKSAYMNDANNGTDDTAPQFKAFDEGSAVMSKETSSQLAIRQEKFIRDLKNALIRIENKSYGVCRVTGKLINKKRLELVPHATLSIEAKNLQ
- a CDS encoding response regulator, producing MTDTVIKKACIIDDDKLYVSLVKMLIKKNKLAEELLIFENGQVAFEFFKEELKKEEPHLPEVILLDLNMPIMNGWEFLEAIKPLAGQLRAKINIVSSTINPAEVNKVKNYDFVTAFIKKPINKEAMVLAFTLEVSP
- a CDS encoding lipoprotein signal peptidase, with product MKLSRAVLIILLVLLIDQASKIYIKLNYTLTGSNSDAIVDWGKFKLLFYENAGAAWGMEIPGDYGKLILVVFRVFAVFGIGYWLVSSIKKNGHQILIVCISLIFAGALGNIIDSIFYGVIFSGSYHGAIATAFPDIGGYAGLGYGHVVDMLYFPLFEGDWPQWIPVVGGEHFKFFNAIFNVADSAITIGVILLILFSKKAFPDNEKA